In a single window of the Anaerocolumna cellulosilytica genome:
- a CDS encoding beta-galactosidase trimerization domain-containing protein, translating to MKYRQVHLDFHTSEKIEGIGEKFSKAQFQKALQKGCVDSITLFSKCHHGWAYHPSKANEIHPNLDFDLLGEQIEAAHELGVKTPVYLSAGFDEKIARRHPEWIVRMKDDSMLWTKSFLEPGYHKLCINTPYLDYLLEQIKEVCENYEADGIFLDIIGVQPCYCKHCRETMEQEGMDPFKGEEVIALAERVYANYAMRVRETIDRVKPGLPVFHNGGHIRRGRRDLASMNSHLELESLPTGGWGYDHFPLSAAYARTLGVEYLSMTGKFHQSWGEFGGFKHPNALRYEASLSVANGAGVSIGDQLHPSGEMDMATYALIGKAYEELSLEEPWLLGAENIADIGVLSAEAVLEKSSGFIDKIALEEAAKLADIGAARILLEGHYLFNVIDDEEDFSRYSLMILPDIIFLDEELKNKLGQYVEQGGKLLSTGSSGLDRDKTEFQLNFGIRYLGENKFRPDYFRPGFTIQDLETSAFVMYSQGYEIETVSGKELGSRENPYFNRTATSFCSHLHSPSRNEKDGPGMVSGKDGIYISWEVFRDYATTGSLILKRMVQYALDQLLKDKATIRTSLPAQGIVTLAKQKNRYVVHLLYGVPVKRGRNTEVIEDIQPLYEIEVQLNSREKIKRIYLAPEELDLNYTQEKGIVGFKVPKLALHQMIVAEY from the coding sequence ATGAAATACAGGCAAGTGCATCTAGACTTTCACACGAGTGAAAAGATAGAAGGAATCGGAGAAAAGTTCAGCAAAGCTCAGTTTCAGAAAGCCTTGCAAAAAGGCTGTGTCGACTCCATAACACTGTTTTCGAAATGTCATCACGGTTGGGCATATCACCCTTCAAAGGCGAATGAAATTCACCCCAATCTTGACTTTGACCTTTTAGGAGAACAAATAGAAGCCGCCCATGAATTAGGGGTAAAGACGCCGGTATATCTATCCGCAGGCTTTGATGAAAAAATTGCACGCAGGCATCCGGAGTGGATAGTCAGAATGAAAGACGATTCCATGTTGTGGACCAAAAGCTTTCTGGAGCCGGGTTATCATAAATTATGCATCAATACACCATATCTGGATTATTTGCTGGAACAGATAAAAGAAGTATGTGAGAATTACGAAGCCGATGGTATCTTCTTAGATATTATCGGAGTCCAGCCCTGCTACTGCAAGCATTGCAGAGAGACAATGGAACAGGAGGGAATGGACCCCTTTAAGGGAGAAGAGGTTATAGCTTTGGCAGAAAGAGTCTATGCCAATTATGCAATGAGGGTAAGAGAGACCATTGACCGTGTAAAACCGGGACTGCCGGTGTTTCACAACGGAGGACATATAAGACGGGGCAGAAGAGATCTGGCTTCTATGAACAGTCATCTGGAACTGGAAAGCCTGCCTACCGGGGGCTGGGGATATGATCATTTTCCGCTGTCCGCTGCTTATGCCAGGACTCTCGGTGTGGAGTATCTTAGCATGACAGGGAAATTCCATCAGTCCTGGGGAGAATTCGGGGGCTTTAAGCATCCCAATGCCCTCCGTTATGAAGCTTCTCTGTCTGTTGCTAACGGAGCGGGAGTTTCTATCGGAGACCAGCTGCATCCGTCGGGAGAGATGGATATGGCAACCTATGCTTTAATTGGCAAAGCCTATGAGGAATTAAGCCTTGAGGAGCCTTGGCTTCTTGGGGCAGAAAATATTGCGGATATTGGAGTGCTGTCTGCTGAAGCGGTTTTAGAAAAGAGCAGCGGTTTCATCGACAAAATTGCCTTAGAAGAAGCCGCTAAACTGGCGGATATCGGAGCTGCCAGAATTCTTCTGGAGGGACATTATCTGTTCAATGTTATTGATGATGAAGAGGATTTCAGCAGATATTCTTTGATGATATTACCGGATATCATTTTTCTGGATGAGGAACTGAAGAATAAGCTGGGGCAATATGTAGAACAGGGGGGGAAACTTCTGTCCACCGGCAGCTCAGGATTAGATAGAGACAAGACGGAGTTTCAATTGAACTTTGGTATTCGTTATCTGGGTGAGAATAAATTCCGCCCGGACTATTTCCGCCCGGGATTTACAATACAAGATCTTGAAACCTCAGCGTTTGTTATGTATTCCCAGGGTTATGAAATAGAGACGGTTTCAGGAAAAGAGCTTGGCAGCAGGGAGAATCCTTATTTTAACAGAACAGCCACTTCATTTTGTTCTCACCTTCATTCTCCAAGCAGGAATGAAAAGGATGGACCCGGAATGGTAAGCGGAAAGGATGGCATCTATATATCCTGGGAAGTATTCAGGGATTATGCGACTACAGGAAGTCTTATTTTAAAGCGGATGGTTCAATATGCTCTTGACCAGTTGCTCAAAGACAAGGCAACTATCAGAACCTCTCTCCCTGCACAAGGAATCGTTACCCTGGCAAAACAAAAGAATCGTTATGTAGTTCATCTGCTGTATGGAGTTCCGGTTAAACGCGGAAGGAACACAGAGGTTATAGAAGATATACAGCCTCTTTATGAGATTGAGGTACAGTTAAATAGCAGGGAAAAGATTAAGCGGATATATCTTGCTCCCGAAGAGTTAGATCTTAATTATACACAGGAGAAGGGAATCGTAGGATTTAAGGTACCAAAGCTTGCGCTGCATCAGATGATTGTGGCTGAGTATTAA
- a CDS encoding glycosyl hydrolase family 28 protein yields MNYTVFVNNENIEIKTTHIFPAPYNEVQVSEYTQFTMKEPVDIRIQSITPLQSVIIRPLSMGLDYSFNDHEIFLHLEEPKKFSVEINGSFYNNLIVFAEAIKYEDFNKYADNVIYYEPGIHTVDVLKFEKENTVIYLEEGAFLNGKMEFNQCSHLTICGYGTISMEKYPLEMRNVYQRCIDVLHCKAVSIRDITITDSNDWSLRIFGCDNVTIDNVKIFGCRGNSDGIDICGSRNVLVQNIFTRVWDDSFVVKAFNTGDVDNVTFKDSILWNDFARPLEVGVELRAEKIHNVRFENIDIIHSPTGYPLMGIHHGDRAEVSDICFENIRIENAPGAQLFDIRIRDSVWNRDREKGSIRDITFKDIYYIGNPGMGWLLSKSRLQGFREESRISNITFDNINILGKVATNEKECGLLTMEYVDNVIFKYPEDTPKIQTIDSELTITENFHLTGKGCYQGKLKVELKNTGEKTQKNSFWLQISPAHTGEYNREPQAFVLEAGENISYEYQVELPPGKYVLAVQAEDVDVSFDWQFLNLDWILSETERVEETPELEFINYYNIRTKGLKASTFKGKLLLQSDILKDSDNSLVIYTALPVPKREEEVLFSVEETDFGVVPAVLNGKQGLELAPQLRTPLEITLVFKNEPKVKEIKRIQIPGGGDGFASISFEELGLEAGTKNFWMEIEAQTAKVKKYRYPYTLFHSVTPLTSAHMYANVIVK; encoded by the coding sequence ATGAATTACACCGTCTTTGTGAATAATGAAAATATAGAAATTAAAACAACACATATATTTCCCGCACCCTACAACGAAGTACAGGTTAGCGAATATACACAATTTACTATGAAGGAACCTGTAGATATACGCATCCAATCTATAACGCCACTCCAAAGCGTAATCATAAGACCCCTTAGCATGGGATTAGATTATAGCTTCAACGACCATGAGATTTTTCTTCATCTGGAAGAACCTAAAAAGTTCTCTGTTGAGATAAACGGAAGCTTTTATAACAACCTCATTGTCTTTGCGGAAGCCATAAAGTATGAAGACTTTAACAAATACGCGGATAATGTTATTTATTATGAGCCGGGAATCCATACAGTGGATGTCCTGAAATTCGAAAAGGAGAATACCGTTATTTATCTGGAGGAAGGAGCATTTCTAAACGGCAAGATGGAATTTAACCAGTGCAGCCACCTTACAATCTGTGGTTATGGTACTATCAGTATGGAAAAATATCCACTTGAAATGAGAAATGTCTATCAGCGCTGCATCGATGTTCTTCATTGCAAAGCAGTAAGCATCAGGGACATTACCATCACTGACAGCAATGACTGGAGTCTGAGGATTTTTGGCTGTGATAATGTAACCATAGATAATGTTAAAATCTTTGGCTGCCGTGGCAATTCAGACGGAATTGATATCTGCGGTTCTAGAAATGTATTGGTGCAGAACATTTTTACCAGAGTATGGGATGATTCCTTTGTTGTAAAGGCTTTTAATACCGGTGATGTGGATAATGTAACATTTAAGGACTCTATTCTCTGGAATGACTTTGCAAGACCTTTGGAGGTAGGGGTAGAGCTTCGGGCTGAAAAAATCCATAACGTCCGTTTTGAGAACATTGATATCATTCATTCTCCTACCGGTTATCCCTTAATGGGAATTCACCATGGAGACAGAGCGGAGGTTTCTGATATCTGCTTTGAAAACATTCGAATAGAGAATGCACCGGGGGCACAGCTTTTCGATATCCGTATCAGGGATTCGGTTTGGAACAGAGACAGGGAAAAGGGAAGTATCAGAGATATTACTTTCAAGGATATATATTACATAGGAAATCCCGGTATGGGCTGGCTCCTATCCAAATCCAGATTGCAGGGCTTTCGTGAGGAGAGTCGTATCAGTAATATAACCTTTGATAATATCAATATTCTTGGAAAAGTTGCCACAAATGAAAAGGAATGCGGGCTGCTAACGATGGAGTACGTAGATAATGTAATCTTTAAATACCCGGAAGACACTCCTAAAATACAGACCATTGATTCTGAACTTACAATTACAGAAAATTTTCATTTAACAGGTAAGGGCTGTTATCAGGGAAAATTAAAGGTAGAGCTTAAGAATACAGGTGAAAAAACACAAAAAAACAGCTTCTGGCTGCAGATATCTCCTGCCCATACCGGAGAATATAACAGAGAACCGCAGGCCTTTGTATTGGAAGCCGGAGAGAATATAAGCTATGAGTATCAGGTAGAACTTCCGCCGGGTAAATATGTTCTTGCAGTACAGGCAGAAGATGTAGATGTAAGCTTTGACTGGCAGTTCCTTAATCTTGACTGGATACTTTCTGAAACAGAGAGAGTGGAGGAAACACCTGAACTCGAGTTTATCAATTATTATAACATCAGAACCAAGGGGCTGAAAGCTTCTACCTTTAAAGGGAAACTGTTACTGCAATCAGATATCTTAAAAGATAGTGACAACAGTCTTGTAATATATACAGCTCTCCCGGTTCCCAAAAGGGAAGAAGAGGTATTATTCTCCGTAGAGGAAACAGATTTTGGTGTGGTTCCCGCTGTGTTAAACGGCAAACAAGGATTAGAGCTTGCGCCCCAGCTGCGCACTCCCCTTGAAATTACGCTGGTATTTAAAAATGAACCAAAGGTAAAGGAAATAAAGAGAATCCAGATACCCGGAGGGGGGGATGGCTTTGCGTCCATTTCGTTTGAAGAGCTTGGACTGGAAGCCGGTACGAAAAACTTCTGGATGGAGATCGAGGCACAGACTGCCAAGGTAAAGAAATACAGATATCCGTATACCTTATTTCATTCCGTTACACCACTTACAAGTGCTCATATGTATGCAAATGTGATAGTAAAATAG
- a CDS encoding SGNH/GDSL hydrolase family protein has product MKTILFQGDSITDANRDREGKDKNRILGDGYVNFLGASLMCDYPGIQIQNTAIAGNRISDLYGRWIEDTLNIDFDVLSILCGVNDIGYSLRRNMGADAEKFEFVFDRMLQEVKQAKPQAKMVLCEPFLLKLDINEAGNAADIVENWEIWNKHMLERRAIVKALSEKYKTIFVPFGSMFEEALKKAPAIHWSPDGIHLTMAGNELMAREWLRCVEGELNVSIS; this is encoded by the coding sequence ATGAAAACAATATTATTCCAAGGAGATTCCATTACAGATGCAAATAGAGATAGAGAAGGAAAAGATAAGAACAGGATTCTGGGAGACGGTTATGTTAATTTCCTGGGGGCAAGTTTAATGTGCGACTATCCGGGAATTCAGATTCAGAATACTGCCATTGCCGGTAACAGAATTTCTGATCTTTACGGCAGATGGATTGAGGACACGCTAAACATTGATTTTGATGTGTTAAGTATCTTATGCGGAGTAAATGATATCGGATATTCCTTAAGACGGAATATGGGAGCAGATGCAGAGAAATTTGAATTTGTCTTCGACCGGATGCTGCAGGAAGTAAAACAGGCAAAGCCACAGGCGAAGATGGTACTTTGTGAGCCATTCCTATTAAAACTCGATATAAATGAAGCAGGGAATGCAGCAGATATCGTTGAAAACTGGGAGATATGGAATAAGCATATGCTGGAGAGAAGGGCCATCGTAAAAGCATTGTCTGAGAAGTACAAGACTATCTTTGTACCCTTTGGCAGTATGTTTGAGGAAGCACTTAAGAAAGCACCGGCGATACACTGGTCCCCGGACGGAATCCACCTAACTATGGCCGGTAATGAATTAATGGCCAGAGAATGGTTAAGATGTGTTGAAGGAGAATTGAATGTATCAATTTCATAA
- a CDS encoding GH36-type glycosyl hydrolase domain-containing protein, producing the protein MYQFHNEKKEITFDKYNTPTPWMNYLSNGTFHTMISQAGGGVAFYKSPQIFRINHYRFFHLPTDRSGFYTYINDGQEIWCPTSEPCKNKPDWWQSTHGMGYTRFQASKNHLEVTATYLVGKYENTLIWNLKIKSAENKKISIYPYVELGMMEFMRELQWQCYNKHQLSVYNREDILIYHYGVEEQPKPAETPLVYFASDASVSGFDCDRDEFIGSYRSEENPFRVEKNACSGSTLYGGDPCFALQLEVDLKAGEEKEINIFLGTAMTEEEVIKSVQRCRQKGFVNKSFEVLLDEWEAFLGKFKCELPDKEAETMINIWNPYQMERNFQFSRNISYYATGTFRGVGVRDTAQDILAMIPFDLNRAKEKLNSLFTQQYKDGHCNHYFYPNEGWEPITRIHSDNHLWLVMDVYHIVMEEGKLDYLLTEVSFYDGGADTVWNHIKKSIAFTRQNLGERGFPLMLSSDWNDMLYKVCRQGKGESIWTSMQFGTVLQMMVQLSQLMKEDGKAYLKLYEEQKRLINSTAWDGAWFRRCITDEGTFIGSEAEAQAKIWLNTQSWAVISGMGEPQKQLQAMDSVKKYLDTDYGIKKIHPSMKDYPTKEDPLTHYNKGCGENGSIFCHANTWAIIAECMLGRSELAFKYYQQLLPMVVQDKAGEYRYKAEPYVYASNIFGPESDKFGLANVSWLTGTAAWMHLAATQYILGIKAKWEGLEIAPCIPEEWKEVKIDREFRGCKYHITIKNKGKKVFLEHVEGRKEFSVEI; encoded by the coding sequence ATGTATCAATTTCATAATGAGAAAAAAGAGATAACCTTTGATAAATACAACACACCAACACCTTGGATGAACTATTTGTCCAACGGTACTTTTCATACTATGATATCTCAGGCAGGTGGCGGTGTAGCCTTTTACAAATCCCCTCAGATATTTCGAATCAACCACTACCGCTTCTTTCATCTGCCTACGGATAGAAGTGGTTTCTACACTTATATAAATGACGGTCAGGAGATCTGGTGTCCCACCAGTGAACCCTGCAAAAATAAACCCGACTGGTGGCAGTCCACTCATGGTATGGGGTATACCAGATTCCAGGCAAGTAAGAATCATCTGGAGGTAACCGCTACGTATCTGGTTGGAAAATACGAAAATACATTAATATGGAATTTGAAAATAAAGTCTGCTGAGAATAAGAAAATATCAATATATCCATATGTGGAATTAGGCATGATGGAATTTATGAGAGAACTGCAATGGCAATGCTATAATAAGCACCAGCTATCGGTATATAACAGGGAAGATATACTAATATACCATTATGGTGTAGAGGAACAGCCAAAACCAGCGGAAACCCCTTTGGTATACTTTGCCAGTGATGCTTCTGTCAGTGGTTTTGACTGTGATAGGGATGAATTTATCGGCAGCTACAGAAGCGAGGAAAATCCCTTCCGGGTAGAGAAGAATGCATGTTCCGGTTCTACCTTATATGGCGGAGATCCCTGTTTTGCCTTGCAGCTGGAGGTGGATCTAAAGGCAGGGGAAGAGAAAGAGATTAATATTTTCCTTGGCACAGCCATGACAGAAGAAGAGGTTATAAAATCTGTACAAAGGTGCAGACAGAAGGGATTTGTTAATAAATCCTTTGAAGTCCTTTTGGATGAATGGGAAGCCTTCTTAGGCAAATTCAAATGTGAACTTCCGGATAAAGAGGCAGAAACCATGATTAATATATGGAATCCCTATCAGATGGAGAGGAATTTTCAGTTTTCAAGAAATATCAGTTATTATGCAACGGGAACCTTCAGAGGGGTCGGTGTCAGAGATACGGCACAGGATATTCTGGCAATGATTCCTTTTGATCTTAACCGGGCGAAGGAGAAGCTGAATTCCCTCTTCACCCAGCAGTACAAAGATGGGCACTGCAATCATTATTTCTATCCCAATGAAGGCTGGGAGCCGATTACGAGAATTCACTCCGATAATCATCTATGGCTGGTCATGGATGTGTACCATATTGTTATGGAGGAAGGAAAGCTTGACTATCTGTTAACGGAAGTTTCTTTTTATGATGGTGGGGCAGACACTGTCTGGAATCATATCAAAAAATCCATTGCATTTACCAGACAGAATCTTGGGGAGAGAGGTTTTCCACTTATGCTTTCCTCTGACTGGAACGATATGCTTTACAAAGTATGCAGACAAGGGAAAGGCGAGAGCATCTGGACCAGCATGCAGTTTGGAACGGTGCTGCAGATGATGGTTCAGCTGTCACAGCTTATGAAAGAAGACGGCAAAGCATATCTGAAACTATACGAAGAACAGAAGCGACTTATAAATTCCACTGCCTGGGATGGTGCGTGGTTCAGACGCTGTATTACCGATGAGGGAACCTTTATAGGTTCAGAAGCGGAAGCCCAGGCTAAAATCTGGCTGAATACCCAAAGCTGGGCAGTAATCAGCGGAATGGGTGAACCCCAAAAACAGCTTCAGGCGATGGACAGTGTAAAAAAATATCTGGATACAGACTACGGAATCAAAAAGATACATCCTTCAATGAAGGATTATCCTACAAAAGAAGACCCCCTTACCCACTATAACAAAGGCTGTGGAGAGAACGGAAGTATCTTTTGCCACGCCAATACCTGGGCTATTATAGCTGAGTGTATGTTAGGAAGAAGCGAACTTGCGTTTAAGTATTATCAGCAGCTCCTGCCCATGGTGGTACAGGATAAGGCAGGTGAATATCGTTATAAAGCAGAACCCTATGTCTATGCCTCTAATATCTTTGGGCCGGAAAGCGATAAGTTCGGACTGGCAAATGTTTCCTGGCTGACCGGAACGGCAGCTTGGATGCACCTGGCAGCAACCCAGTATATTCTGGGAATCAAAGCAAAGTGGGAAGGTCTTGAGATAGCCCCCTGTATCCCGGAGGAATGGAAGGAAGTTAAGATAGACAGGGAGTTCAGAGGCTGCAAATACCACATCACGATTAAGAATAAAGGTAAGAAAGTCTTTTTAGAGCACGTAGAAGGTCGTAAGGAATTCTCAGTAGAGATATAA
- a CDS encoding response regulator, whose product MYQVITVDDELVIRSGITNFINSEFEDFEVLHSFSDGAEAIEFIKANDIDIIISDIRMNHVSGIELAKYIFEHKPYIKVILLSGYREFEYARSALQYGVKNYILKPTNFSEFREILFKLKLELDQRQVKKDQVLFMDKIKLFYSNILSGKKQEAADTLLSVLEDVKDNSYANIGQYIYDLYEIILDKLNLYLKLQLSIDKFNLKQLLSQNSVQSLTYIALDILDRISGLLLNEEEASNEFLLQDIKEYMNEHLHEDISLQDVADKMFFSTVYFSRFFKKQTGETFSNYLLRIRMEQAVKLLEKNLKVTEISEACGYHDSSYFTRIFKEYYKYTPKDYARRFMSCK is encoded by the coding sequence ATGTATCAGGTAATCACAGTAGATGACGAACTCGTAATCCGTAGTGGTATTACGAATTTCATCAATTCCGAATTTGAAGATTTTGAAGTATTGCACAGTTTCAGTGATGGAGCGGAAGCTATTGAGTTTATAAAAGCAAATGATATAGATATAATTATTTCTGATATTCGGATGAACCATGTGTCAGGAATAGAACTTGCAAAATACATCTTTGAACATAAACCTTATATTAAAGTGATTTTACTCAGTGGTTACCGAGAATTTGAATATGCCAGATCTGCCCTCCAATATGGCGTAAAAAATTATATCTTAAAACCTACTAACTTTTCGGAGTTTAGAGAAATACTATTTAAGCTGAAGCTGGAATTAGACCAAAGACAGGTTAAAAAAGACCAGGTATTATTTATGGATAAAATTAAGTTATTCTATTCTAATATTTTATCCGGTAAGAAACAGGAAGCGGCAGATACCTTACTGTCTGTATTAGAGGATGTGAAAGACAATTCTTACGCGAATATAGGACAATACATATATGATTTATATGAAATTATTCTTGATAAACTAAATCTATACTTAAAGCTTCAGTTAAGTATTGACAAATTTAATCTAAAACAGCTGCTATCGCAAAACAGTGTGCAGAGTTTAACATATATCGCACTGGATATTCTGGATCGGATTTCAGGTCTGCTATTAAACGAAGAAGAAGCTTCCAATGAATTTCTGCTGCAGGATATCAAGGAATACATGAATGAGCATCTCCATGAGGATATATCCCTACAGGATGTTGCCGATAAGATGTTCTTTAGTACGGTTTATTTCAGCCGTTTCTTTAAAAAGCAAACGGGTGAGACCTTCAGCAATTATCTGCTTCGCATTCGGATGGAGCAGGCCGTTAAACTGCTGGAGAAAAACCTTAAGGTTACGGAAATCAGTGAAGCCTGCGGATACCATGATTCCAGTTATTTTACACGTATTTTTAAGGAATATTATAAATACACTCCCAAGGATTATGCCAGAAGGTTTATGAGCTGTAAGTAG
- a CDS encoding sensor histidine kinase produces the protein MKKKNNIWSYIKNYKFNSMFIRTFLLVFIMFSIPFFLLNDLYYRDVERIAKDEIIMENNSLLYGVRDISDTILSDCDMLCTYISYNDNVQMFMVNDWFTDLNSKSMKEFTQLVKAIPLIYKYIDSIYVYSEYNNSVYIGERKSPLKELKDISWLEEYNKLEDVSGRTISRLKNNNYPKIISIIKPIIMDHEKKGAVILNINSEKLHNIITTEKYQNQSKIYLYNDSGNIIMSSEEKQFGNEIKEISYLKDIVESGNEASVIKNIDGMDSVISITPSAKFGFTYISITSMFHYQNKLNQLKSQILLLIILLVVLSIVFAYFAAIRSYKPVAEIITVLEEPQKFNNYSDPAKARLNELRYIISTILKQIQANEIMKDELESKLKLLDQSQFAMLQSQINPHFLYNTLETINWMAFDLTKSENNVSKAVNSLAQLFRNNVYLGDYIIPIEQEIDNTKNYLDILELRYGDIFKVIWDIDEGIKNYSIIKICLQPIIENAVYHGLKPKGREGLLKICGELSTDKNIHFCVRDNGVGMNSIHLAEMNRKLNDRENQMEDHIGIYNVNQRIKIVFGEEYGVSIKSEEHQGTEVFIKIPLVHLH, from the coding sequence ATGAAGAAAAAGAACAACATATGGTCTTATATAAAAAACTATAAGTTCAACAGCATGTTTATCCGTACATTCCTGCTGGTTTTTATTATGTTCTCCATTCCCTTTTTTCTTCTCAATGATTTATATTATAGAGACGTAGAGCGTATCGCGAAAGATGAAATTATTATGGAGAATAACTCGTTACTCTATGGGGTAAGGGATATTTCAGATACCATACTAAGTGATTGCGATATGCTCTGCACCTATATATCTTATAATGACAATGTACAGATGTTTATGGTAAATGACTGGTTTACGGATCTTAACAGTAAATCCATGAAGGAATTCACACAGTTGGTAAAAGCAATTCCTTTGATTTATAAGTACATAGACTCTATCTATGTGTACTCAGAGTACAACAATTCCGTATATATTGGTGAAAGAAAGAGCCCACTGAAGGAACTGAAGGATATTTCATGGCTTGAGGAGTACAACAAGCTGGAGGATGTCTCCGGCCGTACGATATCAAGGCTTAAGAATAATAACTATCCCAAAATAATTTCTATTATTAAACCAATTATCATGGATCATGAAAAAAAAGGTGCGGTTATATTAAATATTAACAGTGAGAAACTCCATAATATTATTACCACAGAAAAATATCAGAATCAAAGCAAAATTTACCTCTACAATGACAGCGGCAATATCATAATGTCCAGTGAGGAAAAGCAGTTTGGTAACGAAATTAAAGAAATCTCTTACTTAAAAGATATAGTAGAAAGTGGTAATGAGGCTTCTGTGATAAAAAATATTGATGGGATGGATTCAGTTATTTCTATAACACCATCTGCTAAGTTTGGTTTTACCTATATCAGTATTACTTCTATGTTTCATTACCAGAATAAATTAAATCAGTTAAAATCACAGATACTGCTGCTTATTATACTATTAGTTGTTCTGAGTATAGTATTTGCTTATTTTGCTGCAATCAGAAGCTACAAGCCTGTTGCTGAGATTATTACGGTGTTGGAGGAACCCCAGAAGTTTAATAATTACAGTGATCCCGCGAAAGCCAGGCTGAATGAGCTTAGATATATTATAAGCACTATTTTAAAGCAGATTCAGGCAAATGAGATTATGAAGGATGAACTGGAGAGTAAATTAAAACTGCTGGATCAGTCACAATTTGCTATGCTGCAATCTCAGATTAATCCTCATTTTCTCTATAATACACTGGAAACCATTAACTGGATGGCTTTTGACTTAACCAAAAGTGAAAATAATGTATCCAAGGCCGTGAACAGCCTGGCACAGTTGTTTCGAAACAATGTATATCTGGGAGATTACATCATTCCCATAGAACAAGAAATTGATAATACAAAAAATTACCTGGATATTCTGGAACTAAGATACGGGGATATTTTTAAGGTCATATGGGACATCGATGAAGGGATAAAAAACTATTCAATTATAAAGATATGTCTTCAACCAATCATAGAAAATGCAGTATATCATGGGCTAAAGCCAAAGGGCAGAGAAGGGCTATTAAAAATCTGTGGGGAGCTAAGTACAGATAAAAATATACACTTTTGTGTAAGGGATAATGGAGTTGGAATGAATTCCATTCATTTGGCTGAAATGAACCGTAAGTTAAACGATAGAGAGAACCAGATGGAAGACCACATCGGAATCTATAATGTCAATCAAAGAATTAAAATTGTTTTTGGTGAAGAGTATGGAGTGAGCATTAAATCAGAGGAACATCAGGGCACGGAAGTTTTTATAAAAATCCCATTGGTTCATCTCCATTAA
- a CDS encoding HAD family hydrolase, whose amino-acid sequence MIKAVFSDFYGTIVHENGPKSFEVIKRVFNNSTATKPEEVIEYWWKTFRMQLEAANGEAYRLQYDLSLENFKELVSHFQSSENPKELCDMMVEHWCNPPLYDDTRLFMEDIHQKQLPIYFVTNSDDLFIKEAVKNHQLKPDGIFTSEQAKYSKPRKEIFLYALEKVHLKPEEVLHIGDSIAGDIKCPESIGIKAIWVNRENKPVPEGITAAANLMDINKMIESIMRTSVEGLKQ is encoded by the coding sequence ATGATAAAAGCGGTATTTTCAGATTTTTACGGAACAATTGTTCATGAAAATGGTCCGAAATCTTTTGAGGTCATTAAGCGAGTGTTTAATAATAGTACTGCAACAAAGCCGGAAGAAGTTATAGAATATTGGTGGAAGACATTTCGTATGCAGTTAGAGGCGGCAAACGGGGAGGCTTATCGTTTGCAATATGACTTATCTTTGGAGAACTTTAAAGAACTAGTCTCACATTTTCAGTCCAGTGAGAATCCAAAGGAATTGTGCGATATGATGGTAGAACACTGGTGTAATCCTCCATTGTATGATGATACAAGATTGTTTATGGAAGATATACACCAAAAGCAATTGCCAATATATTTTGTAACCAATAGCGATGATTTATTTATTAAGGAAGCGGTTAAAAATCATCAATTAAAACCGGATGGCATCTTCACCAGTGAGCAGGCAAAATACTCAAAACCTAGAAAGGAGATATTCCTGTATGCACTGGAAAAGGTTCATTTAAAGCCAGAAGAGGTGCTTCATATCGGAGATTCTATCGCCGGAGATATAAAATGCCCGGAATCCATTGGTATAAAGGCAATTTGGGTAAACAGAGAGAACAAACCGGTACCGGAAGGAATTACTGCCGCTGCCAATTTGATGGATATAAATAAAATGATAGAGTCAATTATGCGGACAAGTGTTGAAGGACTGAAGCAGTAA